In the Deltaproteobacteria bacterium genome, one interval contains:
- a CDS encoding DUF2141 domain-containing protein, whose amino-acid sequence MRIGLFALALTLSAPDGGAPSATLRVKVHGLHNATGQVGCLVFATGDDFPTKPDKAVAKALVPITKSGVAFEAVCEFPQLAPGTYAVSVMHDENGNGKMDFNFLHMPKEGYGASRDHLPMMSPPSFDDCKLPVGAGLTEIDVHMKYP is encoded by the coding sequence ATGAGAATTGGGCTCTTCGCTCTCGCCCTGACGTTGTCTGCACCCGATGGGGGCGCCCCCTCCGCGACGCTGCGCGTGAAGGTGCACGGGCTGCACAACGCCACCGGCCAGGTGGGTTGCCTGGTGTTCGCGACGGGCGACGATTTCCCCACCAAGCCCGACAAGGCGGTCGCCAAGGCGCTGGTGCCCATCACGAAGTCGGGCGTGGCGTTCGAAGCGGTGTGCGAGTTCCCGCAGCTGGCGCCAGGGACGTACGCGGTGTCGGTGATGCACGACGAGAACGGCAACGGGAAGATGGACTTCAACTTCCTGCACATGCCGAAGGAAGGCTACGGCGCCTCGCGCGATCACCTGCCGATGATGAGCCCGCCGAGCTTCGATGATTGCAAGCTGCCGGTGGGCGCGGGGCTCACGGAGATCGACGTGCACATGAAGTACCCGTAG
- the moaA gene encoding GTP 3',8-cyclase MoaA yields MIEAPLFDAQGRRMTYLRLSLTDRCNFRCVYCSPATWGGKSHLLSAVQLERLVTIFAGVGIRRVRLTGGEPLFRKDILDVVTKLAAVPGIGEVCATTNGHQLAELAAPLKQAGLRSLNVSLDTLDAERFRTLSGGRGEVARVIEGVDAALAAGLEVKLNAVVLRGVNEDDCASLVQFAWQRGIVVRFIECMPFREGKPVPTAELVEKLRAEDIALEPDEEAAGLPHGPARYFRGARGRVGFISPMTQNFCGGCNRVRVAANGDLRACLGGREQAPLSTLLNSGADDTAILSAIRAALGQKPEGHRFNDVDAKRALLPMMGIGG; encoded by the coding sequence ATGATCGAGGCGCCGCTGTTCGACGCGCAGGGCCGGCGCATGACGTACCTGCGCCTCTCGCTCACCGACCGCTGCAACTTCCGCTGCGTGTACTGCTCGCCCGCAACCTGGGGCGGCAAGAGTCATTTGCTCAGCGCCGTGCAGCTCGAACGCCTCGTCACGATCTTCGCTGGCGTGGGGATTCGCCGCGTGCGCCTCACCGGCGGCGAGCCGTTGTTCCGCAAGGACATCCTCGACGTCGTCACCAAGCTCGCGGCCGTGCCTGGCATCGGCGAGGTCTGCGCCACCACCAACGGCCACCAGCTCGCGGAGCTCGCCGCGCCCTTGAAACAAGCGGGCCTGCGGAGCCTCAACGTCTCGCTGGACACGCTCGACGCCGAGCGGTTCCGCACGCTCTCCGGCGGCCGCGGCGAGGTCGCTCGCGTCATCGAAGGCGTGGACGCGGCCCTCGCGGCAGGGCTCGAGGTGAAGCTCAACGCCGTGGTGCTGCGCGGCGTGAACGAGGACGACTGCGCCAGTTTGGTGCAGTTCGCCTGGCAGCGCGGCATCGTGGTGCGCTTCATCGAGTGCATGCCGTTCCGCGAGGGCAAGCCGGTGCCGACCGCGGAGCTGGTGGAGAAGCTGCGTGCAGAGGACATCGCGCTCGAGCCCGACGAGGAAGCCGCCGGGTTGCCGCACGGGCCGGCACGGTACTTCCGCGGCGCGCGCGGACGCGTGGGCTTCATCAGTCCCATGACCCAGAACTTCTGCGGCGGCTGCAACCGCGTGCGGGTCGCCGCGAACGGTGACCTGCGCGCGTGCCTCGGCGGCCGCGAGCAGGCGCCGCTCTCGACGCTCTTGAATTCGGGCGCCGACGACACGGCGATCCTGTCCGCCATTCGCGCCGCGCTCGGCCAGAAGCCGGAAGGCCACCGCTTCAACGACGTCGACGCGAAGCGCGCGCTCTTGCCGATGATGGGCATCGGCGGCTGA
- a CDS encoding response regulator, with the protein MGPRSGADRAGVAVSESPLDAASTETPTILIVDDDASVRDVISVLLKEEGYACTCVENADAALTSLGGTETHLVISDMKMPGKDGMWLLDQLRRNHPDTAVIMLTGYGDTENAVECLRRGATDYLLKPPRVTDLIRSIERALAKRRIEVARHKYQRRLERRVKEKTAELSVALRNVEGAYRTTLLALVAALDAREHETSDHSQRVVRYTVATAQKLGIGEPELDDIARGALLHDIGKIGVPDAILLKPGKLTPDEWVEMRKHPQVGYDILKSIPFLNVPAEIVLSHQERFDGGGYPRGLKADAIHIGARIFAIADTLDAMTCDRPYRKGTTYAAAREEIKRCSGTQFDPRCVEAFLSLSEDDLKELRRQRNFADQAAEDDGENRKSV; encoded by the coding sequence ATGGGTCCGCGTTCGGGGGCGGACCGCGCAGGAGTGGCCGTGAGCGAGAGCCCGTTGGATGCCGCGTCGACGGAGACGCCCACCATCCTGATCGTCGACGACGACGCGTCCGTGCGCGACGTCATCTCCGTGCTCTTGAAGGAAGAGGGCTACGCCTGCACCTGCGTGGAGAACGCCGATGCGGCGCTCACCTCCCTCGGCGGCACCGAGACCCACCTCGTCATCAGCGACATGAAGATGCCGGGCAAGGACGGGATGTGGCTGCTCGACCAGCTCCGCCGCAACCACCCGGACACGGCCGTCATCATGCTCACCGGCTACGGCGACACCGAGAACGCGGTGGAGTGTCTGCGCCGCGGCGCGACCGACTACCTGCTCAAGCCGCCCCGCGTGACCGATCTCATCCGCTCCATCGAGCGCGCGCTGGCCAAGCGCCGCATCGAGGTGGCGCGGCACAAGTACCAGCGGCGTCTCGAGCGGCGCGTGAAGGAGAAGACCGCCGAGCTGTCCGTCGCGCTGCGCAACGTGGAGGGCGCGTACCGCACCACGCTGCTCGCGCTGGTGGCCGCGCTCGACGCCCGCGAGCACGAGACCAGCGATCACAGCCAGCGCGTGGTGCGCTACACCGTGGCCACCGCGCAGAAGCTGGGCATCGGCGAGCCCGAGCTCGATGACATCGCCCGCGGCGCGCTGCTCCACGACATCGGCAAGATCGGCGTGCCCGACGCCATCCTGCTCAAGCCCGGCAAGCTCACGCCCGACGAGTGGGTGGAGATGCGCAAGCACCCGCAGGTCGGCTACGACATCCTCAAGTCGATCCCGTTCTTGAACGTGCCCGCGGAGATCGTGCTCTCGCACCAGGAGCGCTTCGACGGCGGCGGCTACCCGCGCGGCCTCAAGGCCGACGCCATCCACATCGGCGCGCGCATCTTCGCCATCGCCGACACGCTCGACGCCATGACCTGCGATCGCCCATACCGCAAGGGCACCACCTACGCGGCCGCGCGCGAGGAGATCAAGCGCTGCTCGGGCACGCAGTTCGATCCGCGCTGCGTGGAGGCGTTCCTCTCGCTCAGCGAGGACGACCTCAAGGAGCTCCGCCGCCAGCGCAACTTCGCCGACCAGGCCGCCGAGGACGACGGCGAGAATCGCAAGTCGGTGTAG
- a CDS encoding CPBP family intramembrane metalloprotease: MRSRLFGLIVVAIAAWNGAFIAAQRFGLFNSVAVAAALLVLRSLAVPTEWRKLFAPRRDALVVAAIATPVLVGATLLLRGPVLGAVPALSEGVGQLYAMLGSTTLVQAYVLLPLTAIAEEVVFRGVIQGALEPRLTRFGAPVAAACIYAAAHVASENPTLLALALVMGLVWGCLRAFTGSLWPGIASHVLWDLVVMIWSPLPAVVHAGHSIVVP, translated from the coding sequence ATGCGCTCGCGATTGTTCGGCCTGATCGTCGTCGCCATCGCCGCGTGGAACGGCGCCTTCATCGCGGCCCAGCGCTTCGGCCTCTTCAACAGCGTCGCGGTGGCCGCGGCACTGCTCGTGCTCCGCTCGCTCGCCGTGCCGACCGAGTGGCGCAAGCTCTTCGCGCCGAGGCGTGACGCGCTCGTCGTCGCCGCCATCGCCACGCCGGTGCTCGTGGGCGCGACCTTGCTCCTTCGCGGGCCTGTGCTCGGCGCGGTGCCGGCGCTCAGCGAAGGCGTGGGCCAGCTGTACGCCATGCTGGGCTCGACGACGCTCGTGCAGGCCTACGTGCTCCTGCCGTTGACGGCGATCGCGGAAGAGGTCGTGTTTCGCGGCGTCATTCAGGGCGCGCTCGAGCCGCGGCTGACGCGCTTTGGCGCGCCGGTGGCGGCCGCGTGTATCTACGCGGCGGCGCACGTCGCATCCGAGAATCCGACGCTGCTCGCGCTCGCGCTGGTGATGGGCCTCGTGTGGGGCTGCTTGCGCGCGTTCACCGGCAGCTTGTGGCCAGGCATCGCCAGCCACGTGCTCTGGGATCTGGTGGTGATGATCTGGTCGCCGCTGCCCGCGGTCGTGCATGCGGGGCATTCGATCGTCGTGCCGTAG
- a CDS encoding DJ-1/PfpI family protein, translating to MARVLIPLPDTDFDVTEVAVPWKLLRRAGHDVTFATEAGGKAPAADPLLLTGVLFGKLGAEPEPKEFYAELIDSAELKAPQAWGKVDVASFDALVLPGGHAPGMKQYLGSAELQQQIARFWATGKPVAAICHGVLVLARSKDASGKSVLHGSKTTCLVKYMERAAYYSTFWKLGRYYRTYPEYVEDEVKATLASPTDFVRGPFELSKRGTDTDDGPAFVVEDGRYVSARWPGDAYLFAKKLIAKLPAAVKSTAAG from the coding sequence ATGGCCCGCGTCCTCATTCCCTTGCCGGACACCGACTTCGACGTGACCGAGGTCGCCGTCCCCTGGAAGCTGCTGCGCCGCGCGGGACACGACGTGACCTTTGCGACCGAGGCAGGCGGCAAGGCGCCCGCGGCCGATCCCCTGCTCCTCACCGGCGTGCTCTTCGGCAAGCTCGGCGCCGAGCCCGAGCCCAAGGAGTTCTACGCGGAGCTGATCGACTCGGCGGAGCTCAAGGCGCCGCAAGCCTGGGGCAAGGTCGACGTCGCAAGCTTCGACGCGCTCGTGCTCCCCGGCGGCCACGCGCCCGGCATGAAGCAGTACCTGGGCAGTGCGGAGCTTCAGCAGCAGATCGCGCGCTTCTGGGCCACGGGCAAGCCGGTGGCGGCGATCTGCCACGGCGTGCTGGTGCTCGCGCGCAGCAAGGATGCGAGCGGCAAGAGCGTGCTCCACGGCAGCAAGACCACCTGCCTCGTGAAGTACATGGAGCGCGCGGCGTACTACTCCACGTTCTGGAAGCTCGGTCGCTACTACCGCACCTATCCCGAGTACGTGGAGGACGAGGTCAAGGCGACGCTCGCGAGCCCGACGGACTTCGTCCGCGGGCCGTTCGAGCTGAGCAAGCGCGGCACGGACACAGACGACGGGCCGGCTTTCGTGGTCGAGGACGGCCGGTACGTTTCCGCGCGCTGGCCTGGCGACGCGTACCTCTTCGCCAAGAAGCTCATCGCGAAGCTGCCTGCGGCCGTGAAGAGCACTGCCGCAGGCTGA
- a CDS encoding DUF1549 domain-containing protein, with product MILGVTAFIACRTTEASRANAQPAAGSPSTMKFTATAGTEALAAKVDGMLARLQSGANLKPAPIIDDATFLRRVTLDLTGTLPEPDAVRAFLADQSLDKRAKAVDALLASPAYAQHWAAYWGDLLLPLRAQKGIIDRGAFHRWLLHRFNENAGYNQWVFDLVSATGQNSIGGEEALPRNTGDIDDTREAQAGVNGAVNWLLQYREAPQDLAGNTSRIFLGVQIQCAQCHDHKTEKWKQTDFRKFAAAFARTQDKPMDGKSEMKGIKRIEVRDINHPVRMGPKAPPEWRDIAMSRPTALDGTDLDHSDMPRRALAGWIVSDKNPWFATELVNRYWGALTGRGFVDPVDDLRPSNPTMAPEAQDALAQDFITHGYDLKRLLRTICLTNAYQRSVSGEQPKGDDFWARGRLRPLSAEQLLNSIVAATHLEPVLEERAGKQGKSVNLVKFQLQRDVTFLFDVDEAGGDDDTFTGTVPQALMLLNGGLVNRAVKPVPGATLEEAMSKPDDAARVELLYLRTLSRLPTPEERKAWASFVADASDGAMLRGRARRESYEDLFWALLNSSEFQFNH from the coding sequence GTGATCCTTGGCGTGACGGCGTTCATCGCCTGTCGCACCACCGAAGCCAGTCGCGCCAATGCGCAGCCCGCGGCAGGCAGCCCGAGCACGATGAAGTTCACCGCCACCGCGGGCACCGAGGCGCTCGCGGCCAAGGTCGACGGCATGCTCGCGCGGCTCCAGAGCGGCGCGAACTTGAAGCCCGCGCCCATCATCGACGACGCCACCTTCCTGCGCCGCGTCACGCTGGATCTCACCGGCACGCTGCCCGAGCCCGATGCGGTGCGTGCGTTCCTCGCCGACCAGAGCCTCGACAAGCGCGCCAAGGCCGTGGACGCGCTGCTCGCGAGCCCCGCGTACGCGCAGCACTGGGCCGCGTACTGGGGCGACCTGCTCCTGCCGCTGCGCGCGCAGAAGGGCATCATCGATCGCGGCGCGTTCCACCGCTGGCTCTTGCACCGCTTCAACGAGAACGCCGGCTACAACCAGTGGGTCTTCGATCTCGTCTCCGCCACCGGCCAGAACTCCATCGGCGGCGAAGAGGCGCTCCCCCGCAACACCGGCGACATCGACGACACGCGCGAGGCCCAGGCCGGCGTCAACGGCGCGGTGAACTGGCTCCTCCAGTACCGCGAGGCGCCGCAGGACCTCGCGGGCAACACCTCGCGCATCTTCCTGGGCGTGCAGATCCAGTGCGCCCAGTGCCACGACCACAAGACCGAGAAGTGGAAGCAGACCGACTTCCGCAAGTTCGCGGCCGCGTTCGCGCGCACGCAGGACAAGCCGATGGACGGCAAGAGCGAGATGAAGGGCATCAAGCGCATCGAGGTCCGCGACATCAACCACCCGGTGCGCATGGGCCCCAAGGCGCCGCCCGAGTGGCGCGACATCGCCATGTCGCGGCCCACCGCGCTCGACGGCACCGACCTCGACCACTCCGACATGCCGCGCCGCGCGCTCGCCGGCTGGATCGTCTCCGACAAGAACCCGTGGTTCGCCACCGAGCTCGTCAACCGCTACTGGGGCGCGCTCACCGGTCGCGGCTTCGTGGATCCGGTGGACGATCTGCGCCCCAGCAACCCGACGATGGCGCCCGAGGCACAGGACGCGCTCGCGCAGGACTTCATCACCCATGGCTACGATTTGAAGCGGCTGCTGCGCACGATCTGTCTCACCAACGCGTACCAGCGCTCGGTCTCCGGCGAGCAGCCCAAGGGCGACGACTTCTGGGCGCGCGGCAGGCTGCGTCCGCTCAGCGCCGAGCAGCTGCTGAACTCGATCGTCGCCGCCACGCACCTGGAACCCGTGCTCGAAGAGCGCGCGGGCAAGCAAGGCAAGAGCGTCAATCTGGTCAAGTTCCAGCTCCAGCGCGATGTCACATTCTTGTTTGATGTCGACGAGGCCGGCGGTGACGACGACACCTTCACGGGCACCGTGCCCCAGGCGCTGATGCTGCTGAACGGCGGCCTGGTGAACCGCGCGGTGAAGCCCGTGCCCGGCGCGACGCTCGAAGAGGCCATGTCAAAGCCCGACGACGCCGCACGCGTGGAGCTGCTCTACCTGCGCACGCTCTCGCGGCTCCCGACGCCCGAGGAGCGCAAGGCCTGGGCCTCGTTCGTCGCGGACGCCTCCGACGGGGCGATGCTCCGGGGCCGGGCGCGGCGTGAGTCGTACGAAGATCTCTTCTGGGCGCTGCTCAACTCGAGCGAGTTCCAGTTCAACCACTAG
- a CDS encoding DUF1501 domain-containing protein: MHRRSFLHMGLGSILATALMPRWRAEAAEAALPKAAAEAIIVLWMNGGPSHLDTWDPKPGTSVGGPTKAINTKIPGVQISANLPRLAERSNRLAILRGISSREGNHDRARHLVHTGYAPTPTVAHPSLGAWVSEELGPASDLPAFVSIGGPSVSAGVLGVQYNPFVLKEAGKPPRDIKLPEKVDADRFARRRRALDKLEAAFAAETSDPKVTGRRAVYDHAVKLMNAPGLHAFELEEEPMSVRQAYGDSDFGRGCLLARRLIENGVRVVEVALDGWDTHQNNFERTGELCGKLDPAFSALLDDLAARKRLDRTLVVCMGEFGRSPKINDNEGRDHHPGAWSAVMAGGGIRGGVVAGQTDAEGEKVLGTPIAVQDMMATFAQQLGLDRDHQIVTPLGRPLSIVDAPGKVIREILLG; encoded by the coding sequence ATGCACCGCCGAAGCTTTCTGCACATGGGCCTGGGCTCGATTCTCGCGACCGCGCTCATGCCGCGCTGGCGCGCCGAGGCCGCCGAGGCCGCGCTCCCCAAGGCCGCCGCCGAGGCCATCATCGTGCTCTGGATGAACGGCGGCCCGAGCCACCTCGACACCTGGGATCCGAAGCCGGGAACGAGCGTGGGCGGGCCCACCAAGGCCATCAACACCAAGATCCCCGGCGTGCAGATCTCCGCGAACCTGCCGCGCCTCGCTGAGCGCTCGAACCGGCTGGCGATCCTCCGCGGGATTTCGAGTCGCGAAGGAAATCACGATCGCGCGCGGCACCTGGTGCACACCGGCTACGCGCCCACGCCCACCGTGGCGCATCCCTCGCTCGGCGCCTGGGTGAGCGAGGAGCTCGGGCCCGCGAGCGATCTGCCGGCCTTCGTCTCCATCGGCGGGCCGAGCGTGAGCGCGGGCGTGCTGGGCGTGCAGTACAACCCGTTCGTCTTGAAAGAGGCGGGCAAGCCGCCGCGCGACATCAAGCTGCCGGAGAAGGTCGACGCGGATCGCTTCGCGCGCCGCCGCAGGGCGCTCGACAAGCTCGAGGCCGCGTTCGCCGCGGAGACGTCGGACCCGAAGGTCACCGGCCGGCGCGCCGTGTACGACCACGCGGTGAAGCTCATGAACGCCCCCGGGCTGCACGCCTTCGAGCTCGAAGAGGAGCCCATGAGCGTGCGCCAGGCGTACGGCGACTCCGACTTCGGCCGCGGCTGTCTGCTCGCGCGGCGGCTCATCGAGAACGGCGTGCGCGTGGTGGAGGTCGCGCTCGACGGCTGGGACACGCACCAGAACAACTTCGAGCGCACCGGCGAGCTCTGCGGAAAGCTCGACCCTGCCTTCAGCGCGCTCCTCGACGACCTCGCGGCGCGCAAGCGCCTGGATCGCACGCTCGTGGTCTGCATGGGCGAGTTCGGCCGCTCGCCGAAGATCAACGACAACGAAGGCCGCGACCACCACCCCGGCGCGTGGAGCGCGGTGATGGCCGGCGGCGGCATTCGCGGCGGCGTGGTCGCCGGCCAGACCGACGCCGAGGGCGAGAAGGTCCTCGGTACGCCCATCGCCGTCCAGGACATGATGGCCACGTTCGCGCAGCAGCTCGGGCTCGATCGCGACCACCAGATCGTCACCCCGCTGGGTCGCCCGCTGTCGATCGTCGACGCGCCGGGGAAGGTGATCCGCGAGATCCTCCTCGGCTGA
- a CDS encoding aspartate-semialdehyde dehydrogenase: protein MARKFHVGILGASGAVGREFLNVLEERDFPVGELTLLASPRSAGSKLEFQGHEYTVKAVTPESFKGVEIGLFSPGASVSREWAPVAAKAGAVVIDNSSAFRMDADVPLVVPEVNPDDIAQYKARGIIANPNCSTIQMVVALKPIADAVGLERVVVSTYQSVSGKGQKGIEELSKQTADILNAREVKVSAFAHRIAFNVLPHIDDFTENGYTKEEMKMVNETRKIMHLPELPVSATTVRVPVFFGHSESVNLTTQKKITAAQARELLSKAPGVKVLDDPKNNVYPMPLLAAGDSFTHVGRIRDDISQERGIDMFVVADNVRKGAALNAVQIAEVLVEKFLK, encoded by the coding sequence ATGGCTCGGAAGTTCCACGTAGGCATCCTCGGCGCCTCGGGCGCGGTGGGCCGCGAGTTCCTCAATGTGCTCGAGGAGCGCGACTTCCCCGTGGGCGAGCTCACCCTCCTGGCCAGCCCCCGCAGCGCCGGCTCCAAGCTCGAGTTCCAGGGCCACGAGTACACCGTGAAGGCGGTGACGCCCGAGTCCTTCAAGGGCGTGGAGATTGGCCTCTTCTCGCCGGGCGCGAGCGTCTCGCGCGAGTGGGCGCCGGTGGCCGCCAAGGCCGGCGCGGTGGTCATCGACAACTCCAGCGCCTTCCGGATGGACGCCGACGTCCCGCTCGTCGTGCCCGAGGTGAACCCCGACGACATCGCGCAGTACAAGGCGCGCGGCATCATCGCCAACCCGAACTGCTCGACCATCCAGATGGTGGTCGCCCTCAAGCCCATCGCCGACGCGGTGGGCCTGGAGCGGGTGGTGGTCTCGACCTACCAGTCGGTCTCCGGCAAGGGCCAGAAGGGCATCGAGGAGCTGAGCAAGCAGACCGCCGACATCCTGAACGCGCGCGAGGTGAAGGTCTCTGCCTTCGCGCACCGCATCGCCTTCAACGTGCTGCCGCACATCGATGACTTCACCGAGAACGGCTACACGAAGGAAGAGATGAAGATGGTGAACGAGACGCGCAAGATCATGCACCTGCCGGAGCTGCCCGTCTCCGCGACGACCGTGCGCGTGCCCGTGTTCTTCGGCCACTCGGAGAGCGTGAACCTCACCACCCAGAAGAAGATCACCGCGGCCCAGGCGCGGGAGCTGCTCTCCAAGGCGCCGGGCGTGAAGGTCCTCGACGACCCCAAGAACAACGTCTACCCCATGCCGCTGTTGGCCGCGGGCGACTCGTTCACGCACGTGGGGCGCATCCGCGACGACATCTCGCAGGAGAGGGGCATCGACATGT